One region of Pogoniulus pusillus isolate bPogPus1 chromosome 19, bPogPus1.pri, whole genome shotgun sequence genomic DNA includes:
- the FUNDC2 gene encoding FUN14 domain-containing protein 2 — protein MAVPGGGAKEDSFNVLDLAEYTKNRPWWRKIFAPSSGSSAEKYNVATQLVIGGVTGWCTGFIFQKVGKLAATAVGGGFFLLQIANHTGYIKVDWKLVERDVNKAKQQLKFHSSSNKMSPEVKSRVDEVIIFLKKNVILTGGFAGGFMLGMAS, from the exons ATGGCGGTGCCGGGCGGag gtgcgAAGGAGGACTCGTTCAACGTGCTGGACCTGGCAGAGTACACCAAGAACCGGCCCTGGTGGCGCAAGATCTTCGCCCCCAGCTCAGGGTCGAGCGCTGAGAAGTACAACGTGGCCACGCAGCTGGTGATCGGAGGGGTCACGGGATG GTGTACTGGGTTCATCTTCCAAAAAGTTGGAAAGCTGGCAGCAACAGCAGTGGGAGGTGGCTTTTTCCTGCTTCAG ATTGCAAACCACACAGGGTACATCAAAGTGGACTGGAAGCTCGTGGAGCGGGACGTCAacaaagccaagcagcagctgaaatttCACAGCAGCAGTAACAAAATGTCTCCAGAAGTGAAAAGCAGAGTGGATGAG GTGATCATATTTCTGAAGAAGAATGTTATCCTGACTGGAGGATTTGCTGGAGGATTCATGCTTGGAATGGCATCCTAG